In the Geobacter sp. FeAm09 genome, one interval contains:
- a CDS encoding VOC family protein produces MKIHRARHSLQLAVSQLSVTEAFYAGILELPVQRSFTSQGAPDYLVMDMDDLALIFVEEDDVIRSHPMLEPRFSMFPRGIGMTLHFRVTDIEDISEAIVDEGLEVLYPLEVKPYGIKEMWCFDPDGYLVVLDEPVEKRKKAGP; encoded by the coding sequence ATGAAGATTCACCGGGCGCGGCACTCCCTGCAACTGGCCGTGTCGCAACTGTCGGTGACCGAGGCATTCTATGCCGGCATCCTGGAGTTGCCGGTGCAGCGCTCCTTCACCTCCCAGGGGGCTCCCGATTACTTGGTGATGGACATGGACGACCTGGCCCTGATCTTCGTGGAAGAGGACGACGTCATCAGATCACATCCGATGCTTGAGCCCCGCTTCAGCATGTTTCCCCGGGGCATCGGCATGACGCTCCATTTTCGGGTCACCGACATCGAAGACATCAGCGAGGCTATTGTGGATGAGGGGCTGGAGGTTCTCTATCCGCTTGAGGTCAAACCCTACGGCATCAAGGAAATGTGGTGTTTCGATCCGGACGGCTATCTGGTGGTGCTGGACGAACCGGTGGAAAAGCGGAAGAAGGCCGGTCCGTAG
- a CDS encoding dihydroorotase, with product MNLLIKNGRVIDPSQGLDDVADVLVEAGLVKEIGKDLKASAGVETIDATGKYVVPGLVDMHVHLRDPGLEYKEDIVSGTRAAVAGGFTSLVCMPNTKPAIDNKTVASYIINKAATEGFCNVFPVGCITYGMGGERMAEMGELKEAGCVAVSDDGRPVANAELMRRALEYARGIGILVISHAEDLALVGEGVMNEGFTSTELGLKGIPRIAEDIATARDVMLAEYTNSPLHIAHVSTRGSVRIIREAKARGVKVTCETAPHYFTLTDDAVRGYDTNAKMNPPLREADDVAAIKEGLRDGTIDCIATDHAPHHLDEKDVEFNVAANGIIGLETSLPLSLKLVEDGILTINQLIEKMSFNPSKILGISRGSLRAGSVADLTVIDPSVEWTVDTETLASKSRNTPFAGWKMKGRAACTIRGGAVAFPRH from the coding sequence ATGAATCTTTTGATCAAGAACGGCCGGGTGATCGATCCTTCCCAGGGGTTGGACGATGTGGCGGATGTGCTGGTGGAAGCCGGGCTGGTGAAGGAGATCGGCAAGGACCTGAAGGCGTCTGCCGGTGTGGAAACCATCGATGCGACCGGGAAATACGTGGTGCCGGGATTGGTGGACATGCACGTGCATCTGCGCGATCCCGGGCTGGAGTACAAAGAGGATATCGTCAGCGGTACCAGGGCCGCGGTTGCGGGCGGTTTCACCTCCCTGGTCTGCATGCCCAACACCAAGCCGGCCATCGACAACAAGACCGTGGCCAGCTATATCATCAACAAGGCGGCCACCGAAGGGTTCTGCAACGTCTTCCCGGTCGGCTGCATCACCTACGGCATGGGCGGCGAACGCATGGCCGAGATGGGTGAGTTGAAAGAGGCTGGTTGTGTTGCGGTTTCGGACGACGGCAGGCCGGTGGCCAACGCGGAGCTCATGCGCCGCGCCCTTGAATACGCCCGCGGCATCGGCATTCTGGTCATCTCCCATGCCGAGGACCTGGCGCTGGTGGGGGAGGGGGTCATGAATGAAGGGTTCACCTCCACGGAACTCGGCCTGAAGGGGATCCCCCGGATTGCCGAGGATATCGCCACGGCCCGGGACGTGATGCTGGCCGAATACACCAATTCGCCGCTCCACATCGCCCATGTCTCCACCAGGGGGTCGGTGCGCATCATCCGCGAGGCCAAGGCCCGCGGCGTCAAGGTAACCTGCGAAACCGCGCCCCATTACTTCACCCTGACCGACGATGCGGTCCGCGGCTACGACACCAATGCCAAGATGAACCCGCCGCTGCGCGAGGCCGATGACGTGGCCGCCATCAAGGAGGGGCTCAGGGACGGTACCATCGACTGCATCGCCACCGACCACGCTCCGCACCATCTGGATGAAAAGGATGTGGAGTTCAATGTGGCCGCAAACGGCATCATCGGCCTGGAAACATCGCTGCCCCTCTCCCTGAAGCTGGTGGAGGACGGTATCCTGACCATTAATCAACTGATTGAAAAAATGTCGTTCAATCCCTCTAAAATACTCGGTATTTCACGTGGCAGCCTCCGCGCCGGCAGCGTGGCTGACCTGACCGTGATCGATCCGTCCGTCGAATGGACGGTGGATACGGAAACGCTGGCGAGCAAGTCCCGCAATACCCCCTTTGCCGGCTGGAAGATGAAGGGGAGAGCGGCCTGCACCATCCGGGGCGGCGCTGTGGCTTTTCCCCGGCACTAA
- a CDS encoding radical SAM protein: MNYLTLHQSGELLKRVRTAYGRLAACDICPHDCGVNRLRGERGVCGAGAHPAIASANVHNGEEPPISGSHGSGTIFLTGCSLKCRFCQNFPISQMGNGETITTKVLADRMIRLQRQGVHNINLVTPTHYLPQILAALYLAIPLGFRLPLVWNSSGYEKVDALALLDGVVDVFLPDMKYADSETAERISSAPGYTDINRPAVAEMLRQVGHLELGDEGLALKGLIIRHLVLPEGLAGTRETLAWIAGNLGSETHISLMRQYFPAHQAVDMPSLGRKLTDDEYDEALAALEEFDLENGWVQD, from the coding sequence GTGAACTATCTAACACTCCATCAATCCGGCGAGTTGTTGAAGCGTGTCCGAACGGCCTATGGCCGTCTGGCCGCCTGTGATATCTGCCCCCACGACTGCGGCGTGAACCGCCTTCGGGGGGAGCGGGGGGTCTGCGGCGCCGGGGCGCACCCGGCAATCGCTTCGGCCAATGTCCATAACGGCGAGGAACCGCCCATCTCCGGCAGCCATGGCTCCGGCACGATCTTTCTCACCGGATGCAGCCTGAAGTGCCGCTTCTGCCAGAATTTTCCCATCAGCCAGATGGGTAACGGCGAGACCATAACGACAAAGGTGCTGGCCGACCGGATGATCAGGTTGCAACGGCAGGGGGTGCACAATATCAATCTCGTCACCCCTACCCACTACCTGCCCCAGATCCTGGCTGCGCTCTACCTGGCCATCCCGTTGGGATTCCGGCTTCCCCTGGTCTGGAACTCCAGTGGCTACGAGAAGGTGGATGCCCTGGCGCTCCTGGATGGTGTGGTGGATGTTTTTCTGCCTGATATGAAGTATGCTGACAGCGAAACAGCGGAACGTATCTCCTCGGCCCCGGGGTATACCGACATCAACCGGCCGGCTGTAGCCGAAATGCTTCGGCAGGTGGGGCACCTGGAACTCGGCGATGAAGGGTTGGCGCTCAAGGGGTTGATTATCCGTCATCTGGTACTGCCGGAAGGTCTGGCGGGGACACGGGAGACCCTTGCCTGGATCGCCGGAAACCTTGGGAGCGAGACCCATATCTCCCTGATGCGCCAGTACTTCCCGGCCCACCAGGCCGTGGATATGCCGTCACTTGGCCGCAAGCTCACCGATGACGAGTACGACGAAGCGCTGGCAGCGCTGGAGGAATTCGACCTGGAGAACGGCTGGGTGCAGGACTGA
- a CDS encoding DUF488 domain-containing protein produces the protein MLRLKRVYEPAETEDGRRILVDRLWPRGISRESARIDAWLKEIAPSDQLRRWFGHAPERWEEFRSRYREELREHAPLVEQLRNEAGDTTITLLFAAHDSERNNAVVLKQVIESYQKESYV, from the coding sequence ATGTTGCGGCTCAAGCGGGTATATGAACCGGCGGAAACTGAGGACGGCCGGCGCATCCTGGTCGATCGTCTCTGGCCCCGGGGGATCTCCCGGGAATCGGCCCGGATAGACGCCTGGCTCAAGGAGATAGCGCCCAGCGACCAGTTGCGCCGCTGGTTCGGCCATGCCCCCGAACGATGGGAGGAGTTTCGCAGCCGCTACCGGGAGGAACTCCGGGAACATGCCCCCCTTGTGGAGCAACTGCGCAACGAAGCGGGCGATACGACCATAACACTGCTGTTTGCCGCACACGATAGCGAACGGAACAATGCGGTGGTTCTGAAACAAGTCATCGAGTCTTATCAAAAGGAGTCATACGTATGA
- the pyrR gene encoding bifunctional pyr operon transcriptional regulator/uracil phosphoribosyltransferase PyrR, whose translation MTENLTVLLDESGIKRALTRISHEILERNKGVEDVVLIGIRSGGAFLAEELAQSIAVIEGAAVPVGAIDITLYRDDIKSHTPHLPVGKTEIGFSLQGKKVVLVDDVLFTGRTIRAAMDALMDHGRPECIQLAVLIDRGHRELPIRADFVGRNVPTSLKENVQVVFSAQNQPLEVVLEK comes from the coding sequence ATGACGGAAAATCTGACGGTACTGTTGGATGAAAGCGGCATCAAACGGGCGCTGACCCGTATCTCCCACGAGATTCTGGAACGGAACAAGGGCGTGGAGGATGTGGTCCTGATCGGCATCCGCTCGGGCGGGGCCTTCCTGGCCGAGGAGCTTGCGCAATCCATCGCGGTGATTGAAGGCGCAGCGGTCCCGGTGGGGGCCATCGATATCACCCTCTACCGGGACGATATCAAGAGCCACACCCCCCATCTGCCGGTGGGAAAAACGGAGATTGGCTTTTCGCTGCAAGGGAAAAAGGTTGTCCTGGTGGATGACGTGCTTTTTACCGGCCGTACCATCCGGGCCGCCATGGATGCCCTGATGGATCACGGCAGGCCGGAATGCATCCAACTGGCGGTGCTGATCGACCGGGGGCATCGGGAGCTTCCGATCCGGGCCGATTTTGTCGGGCGCAATGTGCCGACCAGCTTGAAGGAGAATGTTCAGGTCGTATTCAGTGCGCAGAATCAGCCGCTCGAAGTGGTTCTTGAAAAATAG
- the thpR gene encoding RNA 2',3'-cyclic phosphodiesterase, with translation MRLFIAIELPAEIKRQLEKMDMRMSGCRWVPAEQIHLTLAFLGEVDGVTLKRLTGALAAIRAPGFTLRFSGTGCFPDRRRPRILWAGLEPQPKLDALVSLVREAVLACAIPQEERPFSPHITLARLKLPAPREVEAFLMGNRALELPPADVREFVLFESSLTSRGAVHTPVKAFPLAARPISDKTPQGT, from the coding sequence ATGCGGCTCTTTATCGCCATCGAGCTGCCCGCAGAGATCAAGCGGCAACTGGAAAAAATGGACATGAGGATGTCGGGGTGCCGTTGGGTGCCGGCGGAGCAGATCCATCTGACCCTGGCGTTTCTCGGAGAGGTGGACGGCGTCACGCTCAAGCGGTTGACCGGGGCATTGGCGGCGATCCGGGCGCCCGGGTTCACCCTCCGTTTCAGCGGCACCGGCTGCTTTCCCGACCGCCGACGCCCCAGGATACTCTGGGCCGGTCTGGAGCCGCAGCCGAAACTGGACGCTCTGGTCTCCCTGGTGCGCGAAGCGGTGCTGGCCTGCGCCATCCCCCAGGAGGAACGCCCTTTTTCCCCGCACATCACCCTGGCCCGTCTCAAGCTCCCCGCCCCCCGCGAGGTGGAGGCGTTTCTTATGGGCAACCGCGCACTGGAGTTGCCGCCGGCTGACGTCCGGGAGTTTGTCCTCTTTGAGAGCAGTCTGACGTCCCGAGGGGCCGTCCACACGCCGGTAAAGGCATTCCCCCTCGCAGCACGGCCGATATCCGACAAGACCCCACAGGGCACGTGA
- the carA gene encoding glutamine-hydrolyzing carbamoyl-phosphate synthase small subunit encodes MKAVLALADGRIFEGRSFGAGGEATGEVVFNTSMSGYQEVLTDPSYRGQMVTMTYPQIGNTGINPEDIESRGLFLSGFIVKEYIDCYSNWRATMSLDAYLKENSVVGIQGLDTRALTRHLRDKGAQNGIISTVDFDRESLVGKARAVPSMAGLDLASGVSCDKPYHWTEGLWDLQAGYAQVDPATLKYKVVAFDFGIKYNILRCLVDAGCDVTVVPAAFPAEEVLAMNPDGIFLSNGPGDPEPLTGVIENLRKLVGKKPIFGICLGHQLLGLALGGKTMKLPFGNHGSNLPVMDMATRKVEITAQNHGFAVDLASLGTVACLGHENLNDQTVEGIRHCDLPIFSVQHHPEASPGPHDSHYLFGRFVEMMEKYR; translated from the coding sequence ATGAAAGCAGTCCTTGCGCTCGCCGATGGGCGCATTTTCGAGGGAAGATCGTTCGGAGCCGGCGGCGAGGCCACGGGTGAAGTGGTTTTCAATACCTCCATGTCCGGTTATCAGGAAGTCCTGACCGATCCATCCTATCGGGGCCAGATGGTCACCATGACCTATCCCCAGATCGGCAACACCGGCATCAACCCCGAGGATATCGAGAGCCGCGGCCTTTTCCTCTCCGGCTTTATCGTCAAGGAGTATATCGACTGCTATTCCAACTGGCGCGCCACCATGAGTCTGGACGCCTACCTCAAGGAAAACAGCGTCGTGGGCATCCAGGGTCTCGACACCCGTGCCCTGACCCGGCATCTGCGGGACAAAGGGGCGCAGAACGGGATCATATCCACGGTCGATTTCGACCGGGAGAGCCTCGTCGGGAAGGCGCGGGCCGTCCCCAGCATGGCGGGTCTGGACTTGGCCAGCGGCGTCAGTTGCGACAAGCCGTACCATTGGACCGAGGGGTTGTGGGATCTGCAGGCGGGGTATGCCCAGGTCGATCCCGCCACCCTGAAATACAAGGTGGTGGCCTTTGATTTCGGCATCAAGTACAACATCCTGCGCTGCCTCGTGGACGCCGGCTGCGACGTGACCGTGGTGCCGGCCGCGTTCCCGGCCGAAGAGGTGCTGGCCATGAATCCGGACGGTATTTTCCTCAGCAACGGTCCGGGCGATCCGGAGCCGCTGACCGGTGTGATCGAAAACCTGCGCAAACTTGTCGGCAAAAAACCGATCTTCGGCATCTGCCTCGGCCACCAACTGCTGGGTCTTGCCCTGGGGGGCAAGACCATGAAACTCCCCTTTGGCAATCACGGTTCCAACCTGCCGGTCATGGACATGGCGACCCGCAAGGTCGAGATCACGGCCCAGAATCACGGTTTCGCCGTCGATCTCGCTTCCCTGGGTACCGTGGCCTGCCTGGGACACGAAAACCTGAACGACCAGACCGTGGAAGGCATCCGCCACTGCGACCTGCCGATCTTCTCGGTGCAGCATCACCCCGAGGCCTCACCCGGTCCCCACGACTCCCACTATCTGTTCGGACGGTTCGTGGAGATGATGGAGAAGTATCGCTAA
- a CDS encoding DMT family protein has protein sequence MKTIGLLVLSNIFMTFAWYAHLRNLRTRHWLIAVAVSWGIAFFEYLIQVPANRIGYGRFSLAQLKILQEVITLSVFVPFAVLYMGTTLTWNYLWAGFCLAGAVFFIFR, from the coding sequence ATGAAAACAATAGGGCTGCTGGTACTATCCAATATTTTCATGACGTTTGCCTGGTACGCCCACTTGAGGAATCTGCGTACCCGGCACTGGCTGATCGCCGTAGCGGTTTCCTGGGGGATCGCATTCTTTGAATATCTGATCCAGGTGCCGGCCAACCGCATCGGTTACGGGCGATTTTCCCTGGCGCAGCTGAAGATCCTGCAGGAGGTCATCACCCTGTCGGTCTTCGTCCCCTTTGCCGTACTGTACATGGGCACCACCCTGACCTGGAACTACCTCTGGGCCGGTTTCTGTCTGGCTGGAGCTGTTTTTTTCATATTTCGCTAA
- a CDS encoding aspartate carbamoyltransferase catalytic subunit: protein MAEFKHRNIIALRDLTREDMELLLATAENMREINSRDIKKVPTLRGKTIINLFYEASTRTRTSFEIAAKRLSADTVNISPSTSSATKGETLADTALNLLAMKPDIIVMRHAVSGAHYHLAKKVSCSVVNAGDGAHEHPSQGLLDLLTIRDRFGRLDGLKVAIVGDIAHSRVARSDIQGLTKMGSHVFLAGPPTMMPPVVEKLGNVTVCATMREAIQDADVVIMLRIQQERQGKTLMPNAREYSRYFGLNPENLKLAKPGAMVMHPGPINRGVEMSSYVADGSQSHVLKQVENGVAVRMAMLYHVCGGELE, encoded by the coding sequence ATGGCAGAGTTCAAACACAGGAATATCATTGCACTCAGGGACCTGACCAGGGAAGATATGGAACTGCTCCTGGCGACGGCCGAAAACATGCGCGAGATCAACAGCCGCGACATCAAGAAGGTCCCCACGCTGCGCGGCAAGACCATCATCAACCTGTTTTACGAGGCTTCGACCCGCACGCGGACATCCTTTGAAATCGCCGCCAAGCGGCTTTCCGCCGACACCGTCAACATTTCACCATCCACCAGTTCGGCCACCAAGGGGGAAACCCTGGCGGATACGGCCCTGAACCTTCTGGCCATGAAGCCGGACATCATCGTCATGCGCCATGCGGTGTCCGGCGCCCATTACCATCTGGCCAAAAAGGTGAGCTGCTCGGTGGTCAACGCCGGCGACGGCGCCCATGAACATCCCTCCCAAGGGCTTCTGGACCTCTTGACCATACGAGACCGGTTCGGCCGGCTGGATGGCCTCAAGGTGGCCATTGTGGGCGATATCGCCCATAGCCGGGTGGCCCGCTCCGATATTCAGGGGCTGACCAAGATGGGGTCCCACGTCTTTCTGGCCGGCCCGCCGACCATGATGCCGCCGGTGGTCGAAAAGCTCGGCAACGTCACGGTGTGCGCCACCATGAGGGAGGCAATCCAGGACGCAGACGTGGTCATAATGCTGCGCATCCAGCAGGAACGCCAGGGCAAGACCCTGATGCCCAATGCCCGGGAATACTCGCGCTACTTCGGGCTCAATCCGGAAAACCTCAAGCTGGCCAAGCCGGGCGCCATGGTCATGCACCCCGGCCCCATCAACCGTGGCGTGGAGATGTCCTCCTATGTGGCGGACGGCAGCCAGTCCCATGTCCTCAAGCAGGTGGAGAACGGCGTGGCGGTGAGGATGGCCATGCTCTATCATGTGTGCGGCGGCGAACTGGAATGA
- a CDS encoding DUF1858 domain-containing protein — MAGTITKDMTFFEVMRMYPDAVAVLQKYNLGCIGCMGAQNESLEQGANAHSIDVEALVKDLNAAIA; from the coding sequence ATGGCCGGTACGATTACGAAAGATATGACCTTTTTTGAAGTTATGCGCATGTATCCCGATGCCGTGGCGGTGTTGCAGAAATACAATCTGGGCTGCATCGGCTGCATGGGCGCCCAGAACGAAAGCCTCGAACAGGGGGCCAATGCCCACAGCATCGATGTGGAGGCGCTGGTTAAGGACCTGAACGCGGCCATCGCCTGA
- the greA gene encoding transcription elongation factor GreA — MSHSIPLTKESFEALQEELKRLIREERPKVIQDIAEARSHGDLSENAEYDAAKNRQAFIEGRIQELNGKLARAYVVDLSGMKPDKVVFGSTVTLYDTASEEEVCYKIVGEDEADIKIGKMSCTSPVGKALIGHKLDDTVKVVVPSGTKEYEIIDIKYE, encoded by the coding sequence ATGTCCCATTCCATACCGTTGACAAAAGAGAGTTTTGAAGCGCTCCAGGAGGAGTTGAAACGCCTGATCCGCGAGGAACGTCCCAAGGTCATTCAGGATATTGCCGAGGCGCGCAGTCACGGCGATCTCTCGGAAAATGCCGAATATGACGCCGCCAAAAACCGCCAGGCCTTTATTGAAGGGCGCATTCAGGAACTGAACGGCAAACTGGCTAGGGCCTATGTGGTGGACCTTTCCGGCATGAAACCGGACAAGGTGGTGTTCGGCTCCACCGTCACCCTGTACGACACCGCCTCCGAGGAAGAGGTCTGCTACAAGATCGTCGGCGAGGATGAGGCGGATATCAAGATAGGCAAGATGTCGTGCACATCTCCCGTTGGCAAGGCTTTGATCGGCCACAAGCTGGATGATACCGTCAAGGTGGTGGTGCCATCGGGAACCAAGGAATACGAGATCATCGACATCAAGTACGAATAA
- the carB gene encoding carbamoyl-phosphate synthase large subunit — translation MPKRTDIKKILIIGAGPIVIGQACEFDYSGTQACKALKEEGFEVVLLNSNPATIMTDPDFADRTYIEPVTPEILAKIIERERPDAVLPTLGGQTALNTAVAVAESGVLDKFGVELIGAKLPAIKKAEDRTLFKQAMEKIGLAVPASGLAHNYQEAMEVVKAVGFPAIIRPSFTLGGTGGGIAYNMEEYEKMALAGIEASPTDEILVEESVIGWKEYELEVMRDTADNVVIICSIENFDPMGVHTGDSITVAPAQTLTDKEYQILRDAALKIIREIGVDTGGSNIQFGINPQNGRLVVIEMNPRVSRSSALASKATGFPIAKIAAKLAVGYTLDEITNDITRETPACFEPTIDYVVTKIPRFTFEKFPAADAVLTTQMKSVGEVMAIGRTFKESFQKALRSLEIGSSGFESRLFDLDAETRRALTVKEQHLLIEKLRTPNWERLWYVGDALRSGMTVTEIHKHTAIDPWFLHNIRQIIEMEDRLKQVEPHNAGGETMKQIIRKAKQMGFSDKFLARLWRMGEDDLRSLRWSLDVRPVYKRVDTCAAEFVAYTPYLYSTYEEECEAEPTDRKKIMILGGGPNRIGQGIEFDYCCVHGVFALAEDGYETIMVNCNPETVSTDYDTSDRLYFEPLTLEDVLEIVAKEEPVGVIVQFGGQTPLKLAVALERAGVPIIGTSPDAIDRAEDRERFQEMLHKLGLRQPENGTARSFEEAEKVASRIGYPVVVRPSYVLGGRAMEIVYNVENLLRYMTTAVQASPEHPILIDKFLDEAIEIDVDALCDGSEVVMGGIMEHIEEAGIHSGDSACSLPPYSISADTVAEIRRQTVLMALELNVKGLMNVQYAVRNGEIYILEVNPRASRTAPFVSKATGRPLAKIAARIMAGKSLKELGVHGDIVPKHISVKEAVFPFVKFPGVDTILGPEMKSTGEVMGIGGTFAKAFAKSQLGANVKMPLAGNAFISVRDADKKHVVTTAEKLYKNSFGIWATGGTAAFLEEKGIPVRRINKVVEGRPHVVDAIKNGEISLVVNTTHGAQAVADSFSIRRESLMHGIAYYTTVAGAKAAVDSILALKAQDLDVKTLQEYLEE, via the coding sequence ATGCCGAAACGTACCGACATCAAAAAGATTCTCATCATCGGAGCCGGCCCGATCGTCATCGGTCAGGCCTGCGAATTCGACTACTCCGGCACCCAGGCCTGCAAGGCGTTGAAGGAGGAGGGGTTCGAGGTGGTGCTCTTGAACAGCAACCCGGCCACCATCATGACCGATCCGGATTTTGCCGACCGCACCTACATCGAACCGGTAACGCCCGAAATACTGGCCAAGATCATCGAGCGGGAGCGGCCCGATGCCGTGCTGCCCACTCTGGGCGGCCAGACGGCGCTGAACACCGCCGTGGCGGTGGCCGAATCCGGGGTACTGGACAAATTCGGCGTGGAATTGATCGGCGCCAAACTGCCGGCCATCAAGAAGGCCGAGGACCGCACTTTATTCAAGCAGGCAATGGAGAAGATCGGTTTGGCCGTTCCGGCCTCGGGCCTGGCCCATAACTACCAGGAGGCCATGGAGGTCGTCAAGGCGGTCGGGTTTCCGGCCATTATCCGCCCTTCGTTCACCCTGGGCGGCACCGGCGGCGGCATTGCCTACAACATGGAAGAATACGAAAAGATGGCCCTGGCAGGCATTGAGGCGTCGCCCACCGACGAGATTCTGGTTGAGGAGTCGGTCATCGGCTGGAAGGAATACGAACTGGAGGTGATGCGCGACACGGCCGACAACGTGGTGATCATCTGCTCCATCGAGAACTTCGACCCCATGGGGGTGCATACCGGTGACTCCATCACGGTCGCCCCGGCCCAGACCCTGACCGACAAGGAATACCAGATTCTCCGCGACGCAGCCCTCAAGATCATCCGCGAGATCGGCGTGGATACCGGCGGCTCCAACATCCAGTTCGGCATCAACCCCCAGAACGGCCGCCTGGTGGTGATCGAGATGAACCCGCGCGTTTCCCGGTCGTCGGCCCTGGCCTCCAAGGCCACCGGCTTCCCCATTGCCAAGATCGCCGCCAAGCTGGCGGTGGGGTACACCCTGGACGAGATCACCAACGACATCACCCGCGAGACGCCGGCCTGCTTCGAGCCGACCATCGACTACGTGGTCACCAAGATCCCCCGCTTCACCTTCGAGAAATTCCCGGCCGCCGATGCCGTCCTGACCACCCAGATGAAGTCGGTAGGAGAGGTGATGGCCATCGGCCGCACCTTCAAGGAGTCGTTTCAAAAAGCGCTCCGTTCCCTGGAGATCGGTTCTTCCGGTTTCGAGTCGCGCCTGTTCGACCTGGACGCCGAAACCCGCCGGGCCCTGACCGTCAAGGAACAGCACCTGTTGATAGAAAAACTGCGCACCCCCAACTGGGAGCGGCTCTGGTACGTGGGCGACGCCCTGCGCAGCGGCATGACCGTGACCGAGATCCACAAACACACCGCCATCGACCCCTGGTTTTTGCACAATATCCGCCAGATCATCGAGATGGAGGACCGGCTGAAGCAGGTCGAGCCGCACAACGCGGGTGGCGAAACGATGAAACAGATCATTCGCAAAGCCAAGCAGATGGGATTTTCCGACAAGTTCCTGGCGCGGCTCTGGCGAATGGGCGAAGACGATCTGCGCAGCCTGCGCTGGTCCCTGGATGTGCGTCCGGTGTATAAGCGGGTGGATACCTGCGCCGCCGAATTCGTAGCCTATACCCCCTACCTGTACTCGACCTATGAAGAGGAGTGCGAGGCAGAACCGACCGACCGCAAGAAGATCATGATCCTGGGGGGCGGCCCCAACCGCATCGGCCAGGGGATCGAATTCGACTACTGCTGCGTGCACGGCGTCTTTGCCCTGGCCGAGGACGGTTACGAGACCATCATGGTCAACTGCAACCCGGAGACGGTCTCTACGGACTACGACACCTCGGACCGGCTCTACTTCGAGCCGTTGACCCTGGAGGATGTACTGGAGATCGTGGCCAAGGAAGAGCCGGTGGGCGTGATCGTGCAGTTCGGCGGCCAGACGCCGCTCAAGCTGGCGGTGGCGCTGGAGAGGGCCGGCGTGCCGATCATCGGCACCTCGCCGGATGCCATCGACCGGGCCGAGGACCGGGAACGGTTCCAGGAAATGCTCCATAAGCTGGGCCTGCGCCAGCCGGAGAACGGCACGGCCCGTTCCTTCGAGGAGGCCGAGAAGGTGGCCAGCCGCATCGGTTATCCGGTGGTGGTGCGGCCATCCTACGTACTGGGCGGACGGGCCATGGAGATCGTCTACAATGTGGAAAACCTGCTGCGCTACATGACCACCGCCGTTCAGGCCTCGCCCGAGCACCCCATCCTGATCGACAAGTTCCTGGACGAGGCCATCGAGATCGACGTGGATGCCCTCTGCGACGGCAGCGAGGTCGTGATGGGCGGGATCATGGAGCATATCGAGGAGGCCGGCATTCATTCCGGCGATTCTGCCTGCTCGCTGCCGCCGTACTCCATTTCGGCCGATACCGTGGCCGAGATTCGCCGCCAGACCGTCCTCATGGCCCTGGAACTGAACGTCAAGGGGCTCATGAACGTGCAGTACGCCGTCAGGAACGGCGAGATCTACATCCTGGAGGTCAATCCCCGGGCTTCGCGCACCGCACCCTTCGTTTCCAAGGCCACCGGACGTCCCCTGGCAAAGATAGCGGCCCGGATCATGGCCGGTAAGAGCCTCAAGGAACTGGGTGTGCACGGCGACATCGTGCCGAAGCACATATCGGTCAAGGAGGCGGTGTTCCCCTTTGTCAAGTTTCCCGGAGTGGACACGATTCTCGGACCGGAGATGAAGTCCACCGGTGAGGTGATGGGCATCGGCGGCACCTTTGCCAAGGCCTTTGCCAAGTCGCAACTGGGAGCCAATGTGAAGATGCCGTTGGCCGGCAATGCCTTTATCAGCGTGCGGGACGCCGACAAGAAACATGTTGTAACCACAGCTGAAAAGTTGTATAAGAACAGTTTCGGAATCTGGGCGACCGGCGGCACCGCCGCATTTTTGGAAGAAAAAGGGATTCCGGTCCGGCGGATCAATAAGGTTGTGGAAGGGCGTCCCCACGTGGTTGACGCCATCAAGAACGGCGAGATCAGCCTGGTGGTCAACACGACCCATGGAGCCCAGGCTGTGGCCGATTCCTTCTCCATCCGTCGCGAGTCGCTGATGCACGGCATTGCCTATTACACGACGGTGGCCGGCGCCAAGGCGGCAGTGGATAGCATCCTTGCCCTGAAAGCCCAGGATCTGGACGTAAAGACCCTACAGGAATACCTTGAAGAGTAG